TTCGATGCAACTCCCTGGCTTCGATCAAATAGTAAAACCGGGTGGACTCGGTTTTAACCGTATActgatagtcccctcgtttcttggaATGTAATGAGAAGAAACGAATTGAACCTTCGATTTTGTACCTCGACTTGTCATGATGTCATCCTCATGACATAAGCGACAGAGGTGACTGAAACGTCCCGTCGGTTCATATATCGAGGCATTAAATGCCTATCAGTTGTTGTTGGCCATTATTGTTTCTGAACCGTCATCTTCATCCTATAAATATACTTTCTTTCTCTTTGCCCAAACGTTACTCTTGATCTTTGCTCTAATCTTCAAAGCTTTTTACATCTTTTAAGCTTTTCCGTTCTACATAATCTCTAGGTTTCTTTATCAACTTCCCTCGAAACACCAATCcttattctcttcttctttctttgaACTTACATAAAAATGCCAAAAACGTCAAAAACTATTCCTCAAAAGGAAAACACCTCTTCATAGCGATCGGTCGGCGATAAAATACCGGTGGATCCGCGCCCTGAGGAGTGCGTTCCCGGGGGTGTCCTTGATTccgacttcaaagtcgagaaaACTTTGTCAGTCCCTGGTCAGTGCGAGCTAATGTCGAGATATATGTGCTCGATAACTGAGAGTAACCTCGAGCAGGTAAAGAAAGACTGTCACTGGGAAGATAAAGAGGTGGTGATTCTGGCCCCCGAAGAAAACATCACTACCCATGTGGAAgggtttctaagtgtttacacttaccctttcacgCTGGGCCCTGTCGATCCCCTCAGCATCGATTTTTGCCGTCAATATCAAATAACCCTAGGTCAGATCCATCCCTCTTTTTGGCGGATTGTCATTCTGCTCCGATTCTTCTCGAGAAAAGTCGAAGGGATGCCTTTCACCCTCGACCACCTCATCAGATTGTACAGCCCCCGTCTCTTTCAAGGCGAGTTAATAAATTTCAGTGCTGGCCCACCAAGGTATTATTCTCTAGCATAGATGGGGACAAGGATCGATGGTGGATGGTAAGGTTCGTTTGAGTGAAAATTCCCGACCTAATTCTGGTTGAGAAGATTCCATTTCCCGAGAAGTGGAATATGAAGCGTAAGTACAATCCTGCCTTTAGCTTCCATttattgttttgttttctttgctTCTCCTCATCGACATCCTTTTCTATGATGTAGCAGTCTCTTGGATTCCCGGTACAATTCCTAACCTCGAGCGCTGGGTTCGGGCCCTGGTTTCGACCTCCTCGTACGGTGAGCGCTCATGGCGTGATTTATCAAGGGGacgatgggaggccaaaaatcaaGGTAAGCCCTCTTTTCAAATATTTGATGATTTTTGCTGAAATGTTTCTTTTCATACACACTTGATTTCCTTTCATACATGCCTCGAAAAAGATGCTTCCATGAGGCCCCCGTCCAGGAAGGAGGATGTTTCGCCCCCGGTCTCGAAGCTGGTGAaggataaaaagagaaaaaggatctTGACCTCCGATGCTCCAAAGCCCAAGAAGAGTGAGGCTCATAAGTCAAAGAAAGACACCGTTGTCCTGCCCGCGGAGGTAGGTCAGCGACCAAGAGAGGAAGAGGAGGAAAATGAAGAGGACAGCTCCGAGCTGGTGGCCCGAACGAAGAGGAACACCGAGGCCCCAAAGGCCACTGAGTTGGTGAGGGTTGGAGAGATTCAGCCTCAAATCGAGATGGGTCTTGGAAGAGGTTCCGGGCAAAGCCCCCGAGTTATTGGAGACTGAAGATGCCTCCCGCCGGAATGAGCAGTCAGCGGGTATGTCCAAAGGAGCTGGCTCCGAGGCCCTTCGAAATGAAGAGAACACCACAAGTGATTCACTTGGGGCAATAGAAATCGGAGACTCCCACTTCTTCCTTTATTCTCGGAAGGGGAAGTTCGGGAGGCTCAGGCCATGAAGGCCCCTCAAGTAGAAGGTGCCCTCGGAGGGGAGGACCTTTTCCAAGGTTGTTTTGCTGGGGTCGACGATGTCGCTGGCTTGAATGACTCGAACGTACCGAGGAGGAGTTTGGGCGAATCTTCCTCGAGTTTCAGATTGACCAACCAATTTCCAGCCCCAATGTGGATCCCGAGTGCAAACGGACTATTATTATTACGGTCCCGGAGGATGCACGAGTTTTTGCCGCCTCGTAGAGGTGTCCAGTTACCTTCAAGGTTTGGTCACCGAGGAAGATCAACCTCTGATGGACGAGGTGGGAGCACCATGTCTCTTCAATGAGGCCCAGCAAGCTTTGAATCGGGTAAGCCTTAACTTTTTGTGTTAATGCCGGTTTTCATACTTGTGTTTTTCTCTCCTTGCCTAACTCTTTCCCTTCTATTTTTGTAAGCCTCGGTACTTCATCATGAGTCTTTATTTAAGTCTCGAAGAGAGTTGAGCCGATACGAGGCTAAAATTCAAGGGCTTACCAAGGAGAAAAATGCTCTCAGGCTTCTCGCCGAGCAAAGGGAAAAAGAGATCAAAGGCCTCCGAGTTGAGCCGGCCATGGCCCAGAGAGAGCAAAGAGAACTGACCGAGCAAGTAAATAAAGTCTTAGATGCTTATGGCCTTGGTTTAGGAGTGATGTCTAATGATTCGATCTTACAGGTCCAGCGGCTGCAAGAAACGATCGTGCAACTCCGAGGAGAGGTGGATGAGGTGAAGGCGGAGATTGCGGTATGGAAGCAAAAGATGGACCGCCTTGCCTTAGAGAAAAAGGTTGCTCGAGCTAAGTTATCCTCAACCGAAAGCCAACTTCAAGGCATGAAACAGAAGAACTTGGAACTAGTGAAGAAAATTGAGGAACTACAGGCTCGGTTGGACATGGAGCTTGCAGCGGTGAAATCTGAGGTTGAGACGGCTAAGGTCGATGCTGAGGTGATCATGTCTGTATACCGATCTAACACCAAGGCCGCTCAAGCTCGAGCAAAAGAGGTTGCCGATGCTACTCAGAGTCGAGTATACTGGGTTGCCAAGCATATCAAGTGCCAGTCTCGAAAAGAGACTCTTGAGGAGATTCATGCTCGTGGTTTTAACCTTGTTGTCGAGATAGAGAATGCGAAAGAGCTTGAGGCCGAAGCCAAAGTGTTGCTcttttctgatgatgatgattccgAGAGCGGGAGTGGATCCGAGAGCGGAGGAGATCCTGATGGCGAAGATGTAGCTCCCGAGGAAAATTAGGCacttaggatttttcttttttgaatttttgtgtagGATCCTGATCGGTCCTTGTaaatattttcatatatataaaagATATCTCTTCTCTCTGACTTGTCTTTATTTCAATTTCTACCTCGCGCAAATTCTGTTTCATCCATGTCTTAAAAACTTTCATAAATACGAGGTTTGGGCAATTTGATCAAAGTCGGACTGGTGTAGTCTTTATAATCGAGCGAGTATTTACTTGAACTCGAAGTAGGATGACCCTTAGGTTTTAGTTGAGTGAGGATGACTTCTCGAACTCAAAAAATGGAACGGCGCTTAGGCTCTTGAATTAGGCCGATATGGCCTCAAAAGAATagctttttcccctttttttgctTAAAAGAATTGATCATATAAAGATTTGTTATGCCTTAATATTAAATAAGGTTTTTCGAGAGTTCGAACAATCTGGTAGCCCTTAGGTTTTCGAGGGTTGATATTATCAAAACCCTTTATTATTTTGCTGAGCGTAGCCCTTTTAACCGATTTATGTGAAAATATTAGAAGGCCTGTTTTATTACGGAATTCGGACGTCTCTGAACCGTGGTGGTTTGGCTGTAACCTTTAACTTGGGATTTGCTTCTTGGGATTATTTCTCGGTTACACTTCAAACTTGGTCAaagtgtcagtccccgagtggggtggtCGTGGCACATAAAAAATGAGGGTTGCCTTTTTAACGTCTTATAATCTAGAGATTTTAGTAGTTTGATTTCATCGATTTTTcggacggcagtccccgagtacgGGGTAAGTTGTTTGAAATTCAGTTGTGATCGGCCCTTAAGCCTGTTTCCACAATAGATCAAAAGTATAAAATTGTAAAGTAAAAAAATTCTTTAAGTCAAGAAATATTTTACAAGGAAAAATGCTTATCTCAATAgattatacatgcgtacatgtttgcCTTTAAGGATCGAGTGATCTAAATGGGcacggttcgtttgaccgtttggcccttacaaagtTTTACCCATCGAGACCATGTTGACACGAAGTACCTTCCTTGTAACAAATTCaacatccgagggtgatgccccccagtatccGAAGTTAATTGTAAAGAAGCATCGGATACTGTTGAGTTGCTCTAAGTTAGCACAAAcaatggttgcctcattaaaaacctcgtcGAAAAACCTATTTGGGATAAAAACCGGTCTaagggaaaagagtgcaatgcgtgctttCAAACCTAAGGACTTTGTGACGAATAATCTTTTGATGTCTTTGGTTGAACACCTGTAATTGGTTAGTATAAAATGTAAATGAAAATGGAGaaggtcgtaccttagcagtagtatcgtttgagaagtgatatgttccaattgtttggtaattgCTCGTTATCCATCGTGCCGAGTTTGTAGGATCCCTTTTCGACGATATCGAGGACCTGATACGGTCCCTCCCAGTTCGGGACAAGTTTTCCTTCGTTTGGATCTCGAGTATTGACGGTGACCTTTATCAGAACTAATCCCCCTATTTTTAAGTATCGAAGATTGGCTCTTCGGTTGTAATACCTCTCGATTCGATGTTTTTGTGCGGCCATTCGTGGGCGTCTTTCATCCAGCAATTCGAGGCTcatattcatagcctcgtgatttgactctTCCATTGCATTCCGAAACCTGAAgctaggttccccgacttcgACCGGTATCAGAGCTTCGGCACCGTAGACTAAAGAGAACGATGTTGCCCCCGTACTGGATTTCGAcattgttcgatatgcccaaaggacctcgggaaatatttctctctattttccttttgcttcgttTAATTTCTTTAGATTTTGGATGACGGTCTTATTCATCAATTCGGCCTGTCtgttcccactaggatgatatagcgttgataagatcctttttattttgtggtcTTCAAAAAACTTTGTCACTTTATAGCCGACGAATTGCTTTCCATTATCGCACATGATCTCGATAGACGTTCCGAATCGGCATATAATGTGATCCCAAatgaagtctatgacttctttttctctaactttctcgaaggcctgtgcttcagCCCATTTAATGAAATAGTCAgtaataaacaaaatgaatttagcttttcCTAGGTCCGATGGTagagggccgacgatatccatcccctatttcatgaatggTCATGGGGATAAGACTGAGTGGAGTTGCTCTCCGAGCTGGTGGATCATCAGCGCATACCTTTGACATTTGTCGTACTTTCGAACAAATTCTTTAGTGTCCTTTTCCATATCGTTCCAATAGTATCCTGCTCTGATGACTTTCTGAACCAATGATTCCGTACCGAAATGATTTTCGCAAGTGCCCTAGTGAATTTCTCGTAGAACGTAGTCGATGTCTCCCAGTCCCAAACATTTCGCTAACGGTCAATCGAACATTCTCCTGTAGAGTGTTCCATCCTCGGCCAATGTGAACCGTGCGGCCTTCGTGCGTAGAGTCCTCATTCTTTAGGATCCGATGGAAGTTTCTCGTTCATTAGGTAttcgatgtacttattcctccaatcccaagttaaaattgtggagtttatttcggcATGTCCTTCTTCGATTACTGACCATTGAAAGTTGTACGACAGTCCCCGAGCTAAGTTCATCATCTTTGATCGACGAACCTAAATTTGCAAGGGCATCAGCCTTGttattttgttctcgaggtacgtGTTGTAGCGTCCATTCTTTAAAACGATGTAGAGACACTTGTAATTTGTCTAAGTACCTATGCATTCGATGTTCTTGAACCTCGAAGTTCTGTTGACTTGATTTATCACAAGTTGAGTcacacttggcctcgatgacctccGCTCCCACGCTCTTAGCTAGTTCGAGACTTGCAATCATGGcatcatactcggcctcattgatAGTCAATTTCGAAGTTTTGATAGACTGTCCAATTGTATTACCCGTCGGCGGTTTCAAAACAATGCCCAACTCGGACCCCTTCACGTTCGAAGCGCCGTCTGTGAAGAGGGTCCACACACTCGATGATGTACTCAATTTTAACAATAGTTCCTTTTCGACCTCGGGTATGAGGGCTGGCGTGAAGTCAGCCACGAAGCCTACTAAGATTTAGACTTGATGGCCattcgaggttgatactcgatctCGTACCCACTGATCTCGACGGCCATTTGGTCAATCGTCCTGAGAGTTCGGACTTTTGCAAAATGTTGCGAAGGGGATAAGTGGTTACAACACAaattgggtgacattgaaaatataaTTTTAATTTCCTAAAGGCGCTTATTAAAGCAAGCATTAATTTCTCTAAGTGTGGGTACTGGGTTTCGGTTTCACCTATGGTTAGACTAACATAATAAGCCGAAAactgcgtaccttgctcttctcgaactaagaccccacttaccgctatctccgaGACCGCTAAGCATAAGTAAAGTTGCTCGTCCACCTTTGAGGTGTGAAGCAATGGCGGGCTCGATAGATAGCGTTTGAGTTCCTCCAAAGCCTATtgacattccggggtccatgcaAAATTGCTCTTTTTCTTAAGTAGTGAGAAGAACTGGTGGCTACTATCTGAGGACCTCGAAATAAATCGACCCAGGGCGGTTATGCGTCCTGTTAACCTTTGCACATCCTTGACATTATCAACAACTGTGATGTTTTCGATTGCCTTGATTTATCGGGGTTGATTTCGATTATGTGATTCGATACCATTAAGCCGGGGAACTTGCCCGACCCGACCACGAATGCACATAACTccaggttaagcttcatgttgtactttctcaGTATGTCGAAGGtctcctgcaaatgtttcaaatggtcctctgctcgcagggacttaactagcatatcattaatataaacctccattgatttacctatttgttcttcaaacattcgatttactaggcgttgataagtagCACCGATATTTTTTAGTCCTAATgacattacattatagcaatatgtgtCGTATTTATGATAAACGAAGTCTTTTCATGATCCTCTTGGTTCATTTGTATTTGATTGtgcccggagtaggcatcgagaaaactaaggatctcgtggccgactgtagcatcgatcatgcgattgatattcggcaaaggaaaagaatctttagggcatgccttgtttaaatccttatagtctacgcacattctaagtttgtt
This genomic stretch from Nicotiana sylvestris chromosome 9, ASM39365v2, whole genome shotgun sequence harbors:
- the LOC138877769 gene encoding peroxisomal and mitochondrial division factor 1-like translates to MRPPSRKEDVSPPVSKLVKDKKRKRILTSDAPKPKKSEAHKSKKDTVVLPAEVGQRPREEEEENEEDSSELVARTKRNTEAPKATELVRVGEIQPQIEMGLGRASVLHHESLFKSRRELSRYEAKIQGLTKEKNALRLLAEQREKEIKGLRVEPAMAQREQRELTEQVNKVLDAYGLGLGVMSNDSILQVQRLQETIVQLRGEVDEVKAEIAVWKQKMDRLALEKKVARAKLSSTESQLQGMKQKNLELVKKIEELQARLDMELAAVKSEVETAKVDAEVIMSVYRSNTKAAQARAKEVADATQSRVYWVAKHIKCQSRKETLEEIHARGFNLVVEIENAKELEAEAKVLLFSDDDDSESGSGSESGGDPDGEDVAPEEN